From Paludisphaera rhizosphaerae, the proteins below share one genomic window:
- the eno gene encoding phosphopyruvate hydratase has translation MSKSIAAIAQVKGREILDSRGNPTVEVDVVLADGTLGRAAVPSGASTGAYEAVELRDGDKKRYGGKGVSKAVDNVNGALAKVVVGRDPADQIGLDRSMLEADGTPNKGKLGANAILGVSMAAAKAAAAAHGLPLYRYIGGANAHVLPVPMANIINGGKHADNKIDFQEFMIMPVGAKSFKEGIRVVAEIFHQLKSVLKKAGHNTNVGDEGGFAPNLDNEEAIKYILDATTKAGYEPGRDKDVAIALDCASSELFDEGGKKGYKFWKSAPDKLFTSAQMIELFSEWVAKYPIISIEDPLDQDDWAGYTEFTKELGSKVQIVGDDFFVTNTERLARGIKEKATNSILIKVNQIGTLSETLAAIDMAHRAGYTSVISHRSGETEDSTIADIAVATNAGQIKTGSASRSDRIAKYNQLLRIEEELGKDAVYGPGPKAGL, from the coding sequence ATGAGTAAGTCGATCGCCGCGATCGCGCAGGTCAAAGGCCGCGAGATCCTGGACAGCCGAGGCAACCCGACCGTCGAGGTGGACGTCGTCCTGGCCGACGGCACCCTCGGCCGCGCCGCGGTCCCCTCCGGCGCGAGCACCGGGGCCTACGAGGCTGTTGAACTCCGCGACGGCGACAAGAAGCGGTACGGCGGCAAGGGCGTCTCCAAGGCCGTCGACAACGTCAACGGCGCCCTGGCCAAGGTCGTCGTCGGCCGCGACCCGGCCGACCAGATCGGCCTCGACCGCTCGATGCTCGAGGCGGACGGCACGCCCAACAAGGGCAAGCTCGGCGCCAACGCGATCCTGGGCGTCAGCATGGCCGCCGCCAAGGCCGCCGCCGCCGCCCACGGCCTCCCGCTCTACCGCTACATCGGCGGCGCCAACGCCCACGTCCTGCCCGTGCCGATGGCCAACATCATCAACGGCGGAAAGCACGCCGACAACAAGATCGACTTCCAGGAATTCATGATCATGCCCGTCGGCGCGAAGTCCTTCAAGGAAGGCATTCGCGTCGTCGCCGAGATCTTCCACCAGTTGAAGTCGGTGCTGAAGAAGGCCGGCCACAACACCAACGTCGGTGACGAGGGCGGCTTCGCCCCCAACCTCGACAACGAAGAAGCCATCAAGTACATCCTCGACGCCACGACCAAGGCCGGCTACGAGCCCGGCCGCGACAAGGACGTCGCCATCGCCCTGGACTGCGCCAGCTCCGAGCTGTTCGACGAAGGGGGCAAGAAGGGCTACAAGTTCTGGAAGTCCGCCCCGGACAAGCTCTTCACCAGCGCCCAGATGATCGAGCTGTTCTCCGAGTGGGTCGCCAAGTACCCGATCATCTCGATCGAGGACCCGCTCGACCAGGACGACTGGGCCGGCTACACCGAGTTCACCAAGGAGCTGGGGAGCAAGGTGCAGATCGTCGGCGACGACTTCTTCGTCACCAACACCGAGCGTCTGGCCCGCGGCATCAAGGAAAAGGCGACCAACAGCATCCTCATCAAGGTGAACCAGATCGGCACCCTGAGCGAGACGCTGGCCGCGATCGACATGGCCCACCGCGCCGGCTACACGTCGGTCATCAGCCACCGCTCCGGCGAGACCGAGGACTCGACGATCGCCGACATCGCTGTCGCCACCAACGCCGGCCAGATCAAGACCGGCTCCGCCAGCCGCTCCGACCGCATCGCCAAGTACAACCAACTCCTCCGCATCGAGGAAGAGCTGGGCAAGGACGCCGTCTACGGCCCCGGCCCCAAGGCCGGGCTCTGA
- a CDS encoding diadenylate cyclase, giving the protein MTPLNTSRGTAPLPILSIASGSAQRLGASAVLVMAEGPMEWDLVRPVADGGVDFMVASASERQLEAIRKAGLTAIEVEPIEAAIAERITLALIEAVANDHVKAGARVVVVYSGFEAEALDSISVIRLGEHLERLTARDLRALETSVPFDTLKAVVDTAVEIGREGREGKAVGSLIVVGDVRNVLNRTRPLGFDPFKGYRRKERNVRDTRVREAIKEIAQLDGAFVVGRDGTVEAACRLIDAPVAGLTLPKGLGTRHWAAAAITSVTRAVAVVVSQSTGSVRIFQDGDVILRIAPMRHARAMKWQDAESEPADPPPRSRERERDRERDREKSPPSTPPRTPTST; this is encoded by the coding sequence GTGACGCCGCTCAACACGTCCAGGGGGACCGCCCCGCTGCCGATCCTCTCGATCGCCTCGGGAAGCGCCCAGCGGTTGGGGGCGTCGGCGGTGCTGGTCATGGCTGAGGGCCCCATGGAATGGGACCTCGTCCGTCCGGTCGCGGACGGCGGGGTCGACTTCATGGTCGCCAGCGCTTCGGAACGCCAGCTTGAGGCGATCCGCAAGGCCGGACTGACGGCGATCGAGGTGGAGCCGATCGAGGCGGCCATCGCTGAACGAATCACCCTGGCCCTGATCGAGGCCGTCGCCAACGATCACGTCAAAGCTGGAGCGCGGGTGGTCGTCGTCTATTCCGGCTTCGAGGCCGAGGCGCTGGACTCGATCAGTGTCATCCGCCTCGGCGAACACCTGGAGCGCCTCACCGCCCGCGACCTCCGCGCTCTGGAGACCTCCGTCCCGTTCGACACGCTCAAGGCGGTCGTCGACACGGCCGTCGAGATCGGCCGCGAGGGCCGCGAGGGCAAGGCGGTCGGCTCGTTGATCGTCGTCGGCGACGTCCGGAACGTCCTAAACCGCACGCGCCCCCTTGGTTTCGACCCGTTCAAGGGCTACCGGCGGAAAGAGCGGAACGTTCGCGACACCCGCGTCCGCGAGGCGATCAAGGAGATCGCCCAGTTGGATGGGGCTTTCGTCGTCGGCCGCGACGGGACCGTCGAGGCCGCCTGCCGGCTAATCGACGCCCCCGTCGCCGGGCTTACCCTTCCCAAGGGACTGGGCACCCGCCACTGGGCCGCGGCGGCCATCACCAGCGTCACCCGGGCCGTCGCCGTGGTCGTCAGCCAGTCCACCGGCTCCGTCCGGATCTTCCAGGACGGCGACGTCATCCTCCGCATCGCTCCGATGCGCCACGCCCGCGCCATGAAGTGGCAAGACGCTGAGAGCGAGCCCGCCGACCCGCCCCCGCGTAGTCGAGAGCGCGAGCGGGACCGAGAGCGAGACCGGGAGAAGTCGCCCCCGAGTACGCCGCCGCGCACGCCGACCTCAACCTGA
- a CDS encoding 3-keto-disaccharide hydrolase yields MIARPFRLRRVVLGGAAVVAASLGMAGDQPRVTSLATPSGWRQHDVHRPKPAVVEPAPWSLGTPAPPDAVVLFDGKSLDAWKSANGGSVEWKVADGAFTVAPGKGKIITKETFGDIQLHLEWASPNPPKGTSQNRGNSGVFLMGAFELQVLDTYKADTYSDGMAGAIYGQYPPLFNATRPPGEWQAYDIAFRAPRYSPSGALREPARITAFLNGVLVQNGETPVGGTSWLEAVPYAPGVSTGPLELQDHSHPVKFRNIWLRKLPERIPATEEERREPKIVAVSTPELDALAGTYGGGSGSNALQIVVTRQEDYLLMKLPFRATPLRIVPVSPLHFVLPYTDGGLLFEKDAEGKPTAVQFTIGDGSPRTLKRTEK; encoded by the coding sequence ATGATCGCTCGTCCGTTCCGACTCCGTCGCGTCGTACTGGGAGGGGCTGCGGTCGTCGCGGCCTCGTTGGGAATGGCCGGCGATCAGCCCCGGGTGACGTCGCTGGCAACCCCCAGCGGTTGGCGTCAGCACGACGTCCACCGTCCCAAGCCGGCCGTCGTCGAACCGGCGCCATGGTCGCTCGGGACACCTGCGCCGCCCGACGCCGTGGTCCTCTTCGACGGCAAGAGCCTTGACGCCTGGAAGTCGGCCAATGGTGGGTCGGTCGAGTGGAAGGTGGCCGACGGCGCGTTCACGGTCGCCCCGGGCAAGGGGAAGATCATCACCAAGGAGACGTTCGGCGACATCCAGCTTCACCTGGAATGGGCCTCGCCCAATCCGCCGAAGGGGACGAGTCAGAACCGTGGCAACAGCGGCGTCTTCCTGATGGGGGCGTTTGAACTCCAGGTGCTGGACACGTACAAGGCCGACACCTACTCCGACGGCATGGCCGGCGCCATCTACGGCCAGTATCCGCCGCTCTTCAACGCGACCCGCCCCCCCGGCGAGTGGCAGGCTTACGACATCGCCTTCCGCGCCCCTCGCTACAGCCCTTCCGGAGCGCTCCGCGAACCGGCCCGGATCACGGCTTTCCTCAACGGCGTCCTCGTCCAGAACGGCGAGACGCCCGTCGGAGGAACCTCGTGGCTGGAGGCGGTCCCGTACGCTCCGGGCGTCTCGACGGGCCCGCTTGAGCTGCAGGATCACAGCCATCCGGTGAAGTTCCGGAACATCTGGCTCCGCAAGCTCCCCGAGCGGATCCCCGCGACGGAGGAGGAACGCCGCGAGCCGAAGATCGTGGCCGTATCCACCCCTGAGCTCGACGCACTGGCCGGCACGTACGGCGGCGGCAGCGGCTCGAACGCGCTTCAGATCGTCGTGACTCGTCAGGAGGACTATCTCCTGATGAAGCTCCCCTTCCGGGCCACGCCGCTGCGGATCGTCCCCGTCAGCCCGCTCCACTTCGTCCTGCCCTACACCGACGGCGGCCTCCTCTTCGAGAAGGACGCCGAGGGCAAGCCCACGGCCGTCCAGTTCACCATCGGCGACGGCTCGCCGAGGACGCTGAAGCGCACCGAGAAGTAA
- a CDS encoding serine aminopeptidase domain-containing protein — MGWFHGSSTSPTAAGPAVEAITDPGSPSAGLVLVADGIGGMDLCGRALARVVKAAALPYTTWVVHWCHGFGRWYADLTRYADCEARAADVAETIRLFRDRRPDVPIFLVGKSGGCAVMVKALERIGAPLVERAVLLAPALSPGYDLAPALQNVNSDVVVHWSPYDLFFLGLGTGVFGTSDRVRGRGAGLVSFRTPSAGDDPSRQEAYRKLRQVRWTPSMSLTGYFGGHLGPDSPRFLAKYIVPLLRVERAAEA, encoded by the coding sequence ATGGGTTGGTTCCACGGATCGTCCACATCCCCTACCGCGGCCGGTCCCGCCGTTGAGGCGATCACGGACCCCGGATCGCCCTCCGCAGGCCTGGTCCTGGTGGCCGACGGCATCGGCGGAATGGATCTTTGCGGCCGGGCCCTGGCTCGAGTCGTCAAGGCGGCGGCGTTGCCTTACACGACCTGGGTCGTCCACTGGTGCCACGGCTTCGGCCGATGGTATGCCGACCTCACCCGATACGCCGACTGCGAGGCCCGCGCCGCCGACGTCGCCGAGACGATCCGCCTGTTCCGGGATCGTCGCCCGGACGTCCCCATCTTCCTCGTCGGCAAGTCCGGCGGCTGCGCGGTGATGGTCAAGGCTCTTGAACGGATTGGGGCCCCACTGGTCGAGCGGGCCGTGCTGCTGGCCCCGGCGCTGTCGCCGGGCTACGACCTCGCCCCGGCTCTTCAGAACGTCAACAGCGACGTCGTCGTCCACTGGTCGCCGTACGACCTCTTCTTCCTGGGGTTGGGGACGGGCGTCTTCGGCACGTCCGACCGAGTCCGAGGCCGAGGGGCCGGCCTCGTCAGCTTTCGCACGCCAAGCGCGGGCGACGATCCGTCGCGACAAGAGGCCTATCGGAAGCTCCGCCAGGTGAGGTGGACTCCGTCCATGAGCCTGACCGGCTACTTCGGCGGTCACCTCGGTCCGGATTCGCCGCGCTTTCTGGCTAAGTACATCGTGCCCTTGCTGCGGGTCGAGAGGGCGGCCGAGGCGTGA